A DNA window from Mycobacterium sp. IDR2000157661 contains the following coding sequences:
- a CDS encoding hemolysin family protein, whose translation MTAAMSLLSLLAIVLLIAGTAVFVAAEFSLTALERSTVDANARGGHRRDQMVQRAHRTLSTQLSGAQVGISITTLATGFLAEPVVGRLIRPGLDAIGLPAQFATGLALVLAIVIATSLSMVFGELVPKNLAVARPVPTARWSAGPQLLFSAMFTPLIRLTNGTANMILRRLGIEPAEELRSARSPQELVSLVRSSARSGSLDPVTAALVDRSLQFGDRIAEEFMTPRQKIEALEADDTVADLVRAAIETGYSRFPIIRGDLDETVGIAHVKQVFEVPMGERDTTRLASLALPIAKVPSTLDGDAVMTQIRANGLQTALVVDEYGGTAGMVTVEDLIEEIVGDVRDEHDVEPPDVVPAGRGWQLSGLLRIDEVADATPFRAAEGDYETIGGLVLETLGHIPEEGESVELDAFDPDGPLEDPNRWLATVLRMDGRRIDLLELTELGRSGDHKERADG comes from the coding sequence ATGACCGCCGCGATGTCGCTGCTGTCGCTCCTGGCGATCGTGCTGCTGATCGCGGGCACCGCCGTATTCGTGGCCGCCGAGTTCTCGCTGACCGCGCTGGAGCGCAGCACCGTCGACGCCAATGCGCGCGGAGGCCACCGGCGCGACCAGATGGTCCAGCGGGCGCACCGCACGCTGTCGACCCAGCTCTCCGGCGCCCAGGTCGGCATCTCGATCACCACGCTGGCGACCGGTTTCCTCGCCGAGCCCGTCGTCGGCCGATTGATCCGCCCGGGTCTGGACGCGATCGGCCTGCCCGCGCAGTTCGCCACCGGCCTGGCGCTGGTGCTGGCCATCGTGATTGCGACGTCGCTGTCGATGGTGTTCGGCGAACTGGTGCCCAAGAACCTCGCGGTCGCCCGACCGGTGCCGACCGCGCGCTGGTCCGCCGGGCCGCAGCTGCTCTTCTCCGCGATGTTCACTCCGCTGATCCGGCTGACCAACGGTACGGCCAACATGATCCTGCGCCGGCTGGGCATCGAACCCGCCGAAGAGCTGCGATCGGCGCGCTCGCCGCAGGAGCTGGTGTCGTTGGTGCGCAGCTCCGCGCGCAGCGGCTCGCTGGACCCCGTCACCGCCGCTCTGGTGGACCGATCGCTGCAGTTCGGCGACCGGATCGCCGAGGAGTTCATGACCCCGCGCCAGAAGATCGAGGCGCTGGAAGCCGACGACACCGTCGCCGACCTGGTCAGGGCCGCCATCGAGACCGGTTACTCACGCTTTCCCATCATCCGCGGCGATCTGGACGAGACCGTCGGCATCGCTCACGTCAAGCAGGTCTTCGAGGTGCCGATGGGCGAGCGCGACACCACTCGACTGGCCTCACTGGCGCTGCCGATCGCCAAGGTGCCCTCCACGCTGGACGGCGACGCGGTGATGACGCAGATCCGGGCCAACGGGCTGCAGACCGCGCTGGTGGTCGACGAGTACGGCGGGACCGCGGGCATGGTCACCGTCGAGGATCTGATCGAGGAGATCGTCGGCGATGTCCGCGACGAACACGACGTCGAGCCGCCCGACGTGGTCCCCGCCGGACGTGGCTGGCAGCTGTCCGGGCTTCTGCGCATCGACGAGGTGGCCGACGCGACGCCGTTCCGTGCCGCCGAGGGCGACTACGAGACCATCGGCGGGCTGGTGCTCGAGACGCTCGGCCACATCCCCGAAGAGGGCGAGTCGGTGGAGCTCGACGCGTTCGACCCGGACGGTCCGCTGGAGGACCCCAACCGCTGGCTGGCCACGGTGCTGCGGATGGACGGCCGCCGCATCGACCTGCTCGAGCTGACGGAGCTGGGCCGCAGCGGAGATCACAAGGAGCGTGCCGATGGGTGA
- a CDS encoding GuaB1 family IMP dehydrogenase-related protein — protein sequence MMRFLEGHRPGYDLTYNDVFIVPGRSDVQSRMDVDLSTCDGSGTTIPVVVANMTAVAGRRMAETVARRGGLVVLPQDLPISVVQQTVDFVKSRDLVVDTPVVLSPDDSVSDATALIHKRAHGAAVVAFEGRPIGLVTEASCVGVDRFTRVRDIAFSDFVTAPVGTDPRKVFDLLEHAPIDVAVLTEADGTLSGVLTRTGAVRAGIYSPAVDAAGRLRIAAALGINGDVGAKARSLAEAGVDLLVIDTAHGHQVRMLEALKIVNSLDLGLPIAAGNVVSAEGTRDLIGAGASIVKVGVGPGAMCTTRMMTGVGRPQLSAVVECADAAEQVGGHVWADGGIRHPRDVALALAAGAANVMIGSWFAGTYESPGDLMRDRDDQPFKESYGMASKRAVAARAAADSPFDQARKALFEEGISTSRMGLDPSRGGVEDLLDHITSGVRSTCTYVGAASLAELHDKAVLGVQSAAGFAEGHPLPTGW from the coding sequence GTGATGCGTTTCCTCGAGGGCCACCGGCCCGGCTACGACCTCACCTACAACGACGTGTTCATCGTTCCCGGACGATCCGACGTGCAGTCCCGGATGGACGTCGACCTGTCCACGTGCGACGGTTCGGGCACGACGATCCCCGTCGTGGTGGCGAACATGACCGCGGTCGCGGGACGGCGGATGGCCGAGACGGTGGCGCGCCGCGGCGGCCTGGTGGTACTGCCGCAGGATCTGCCGATCTCGGTGGTCCAACAGACCGTCGACTTCGTCAAGAGCCGCGACCTCGTCGTCGACACCCCCGTCGTGCTCTCCCCCGACGATTCGGTCTCGGACGCGACCGCGCTGATTCACAAGCGCGCGCACGGCGCCGCGGTGGTCGCGTTCGAGGGCCGGCCGATCGGCCTGGTCACCGAGGCCAGCTGTGTCGGCGTCGACCGCTTCACCCGCGTCCGCGACATCGCGTTCTCCGACTTCGTCACCGCGCCCGTCGGCACCGACCCGCGGAAGGTGTTCGACCTGCTCGAGCATGCGCCGATCGACGTCGCGGTGCTCACCGAGGCCGACGGCACCCTGTCCGGGGTGCTCACCCGTACCGGCGCCGTGCGCGCGGGCATCTACTCCCCCGCCGTCGACGCCGCGGGCCGGTTGCGCATCGCGGCCGCCCTCGGCATCAACGGCGACGTCGGGGCCAAGGCCCGCAGCCTCGCCGAAGCGGGCGTCGACCTGCTGGTGATCGACACCGCGCACGGCCACCAGGTCAGGATGCTCGAGGCGCTCAAGATCGTGAACTCGCTCGACCTCGGGCTGCCCATCGCGGCGGGCAATGTGGTCTCCGCCGAGGGCACCCGGGACCTGATCGGCGCGGGCGCGTCGATCGTCAAGGTCGGCGTCGGGCCCGGCGCCATGTGCACCACCCGCATGATGACCGGTGTGGGGCGACCGCAGTTGTCGGCCGTTGTCGAATGTGCCGATGCGGCAGAGCAGGTGGGCGGCCACGTCTGGGCCGACGGTGGCATCCGGCATCCCCGCGACGTCGCGCTGGCGCTGGCGGCCGGGGCGGCCAACGTGATGATCGGATCGTGGTTCGCCGGCACCTACGAGTCGCCGGGCGATCTGATGCGCGACCGCGACGACCAGCCGTTCAAGGAGAGTTACGGCATGGCGTCCAAGCGCGCCGTCGCCGCGCGCGCCGCCGCCGACAGCCCGTTCGACCAGGCGCGCAAGGCGCTGTTCGAAGAGGGCATCTCGACCTCGCGGATGGGCCTGGATCCCTCCCGCGGCGGGGTCGAGGACCTGCTCGACCACATCACCTCGGGGGTGCGCAGCACCTGTACCTACGTCGGCGCCGCGAGCCTGGCCGAACTGCACGACAAGGCGGTACTCGGGGTGCAGTCGGCCGCCGGATTCGCCGAGGGACACCCGCTGCCCACTGGTTGGTGA
- the gndA gene encoding NADP-dependent phosphogluconate dehydrogenase → MTSSDASASATAQIGVTGLAVMGSNIARNFARHGYTVALHNRSIAKTDALLEQHGSDGEFVRTETIAQFLDALERPRRVLIMVKAGDPTDAVINELADAMEEGDIIIDGGNALYTDTIRREKAMRERGLHFVGAGISGGEEGALNGPSIMPGGPAESYKSLGPLLEEISAHVDGVPCCTHIGPDGAGHFVKMVHNGIEYSDMQLIGEAYQLLRDGLGKSAAEIADVFDSWNSGDLDSFLVEITAKVLRQTDAKTGKPLVDVILDEAEQKGTGRWTVKSALDLGVPVTGIAEAVFARALSGSVAQRTATTGLASGDLGDKPSNAEEFTEDIRQALYASKIIAYAQGFNQIQAGSAEYDWDITPGDMATIWRGGCIIRAKFLNRIKDAFDENPDLPSLIVAPYFRSAIESAVDGWRRVVVTATELGIPIPGFSSALSYYDGLRQERLPAALTQGLRDFFGAHTYGRIDADRAERFHTLWSGDRSEVKA, encoded by the coding sequence ATGACCTCGTCCGACGCCTCCGCTTCCGCCACCGCTCAGATCGGCGTCACGGGGCTGGCCGTGATGGGGTCGAACATCGCCCGCAATTTCGCCAGGCACGGGTACACCGTCGCCCTGCACAACCGGTCCATCGCCAAGACCGATGCACTGCTCGAGCAGCACGGTTCGGACGGCGAATTCGTTCGCACCGAGACGATCGCGCAGTTCCTCGACGCCCTGGAGAGACCCCGGCGGGTGCTCATCATGGTCAAGGCCGGAGATCCCACCGATGCGGTGATCAACGAGCTCGCCGACGCGATGGAGGAAGGCGACATCATCATCGACGGCGGCAACGCCCTCTACACCGACACCATCCGCCGCGAGAAGGCGATGCGCGAACGCGGTCTGCACTTCGTCGGCGCGGGTATCTCCGGTGGCGAGGAGGGCGCGCTCAACGGTCCGTCGATCATGCCAGGGGGTCCCGCCGAGTCCTACAAGTCGCTCGGCCCGCTGCTGGAGGAGATCTCCGCGCACGTCGACGGGGTACCGTGCTGCACCCACATCGGCCCCGACGGCGCCGGTCACTTCGTCAAGATGGTGCACAACGGCATCGAGTACTCCGACATGCAGCTCATCGGCGAGGCCTACCAGCTGCTTCGCGACGGGCTCGGCAAGAGCGCCGCTGAGATCGCCGACGTGTTCGACAGCTGGAACTCCGGCGACCTCGACAGCTTCCTGGTCGAGATCACCGCGAAGGTGCTGCGCCAGACCGACGCCAAGACCGGCAAGCCGCTGGTCGACGTCATCCTCGACGAGGCCGAACAGAAGGGCACCGGTCGCTGGACCGTTAAGTCGGCCCTCGATCTGGGTGTACCGGTGACCGGCATCGCCGAGGCGGTGTTCGCGCGCGCGTTGTCGGGTTCGGTGGCCCAGCGGACGGCGACCACCGGGCTGGCCTCCGGTGACCTCGGTGACAAGCCGAGCAACGCAGAAGAGTTCACCGAGGACATCCGCCAGGCGCTGTACGCGTCGAAGATCATCGCCTACGCGCAGGGCTTCAACCAGATCCAAGCAGGCAGCGCTGAGTACGACTGGGACATCACCCCCGGCGACATGGCCACCATCTGGCGCGGGGGCTGCATCATCCGGGCCAAGTTCCTCAACCGGATCAAGGACGCCTTCGACGAGAACCCGGACCTGCCGAGCCTGATCGTCGCGCCGTATTTCCGCAGCGCGATCGAGTCGGCGGTCGACGGCTGGCGGCGCGTCGTGGTCACCGCGACCGAACTGGGCATCCCGATCCCCGGCTTCTCGTCGGCCCTGTCCTACTACGACGGACTGCGCCAGGAGCGCCTGCCCGCCGCGCTGACCCAGGGCCTGCGCGACTTCTTCGGCGCGCACACCTACGGCCGCATCGACGCCGACCGCGCCGAGCGCTTCCACACGCTGTGGAGCGGTGACCGCAGCGAGGTCAAGGCCTGA
- a CDS encoding hemolysin family protein, whose protein sequence is MGDYLGVLLTVVLLGVNAFFVASEFALISARRDRLEALAEQGKKSAVTVIRAGENLSLMLAGAQLGITICSILLGRVGEPAVAHLLEKPFHALGISETVLHTVSFIVALGIVVTLHVLLGEMVPKNIAIAGPESTAMLLIPTYLVWIRLARPLISFYNWCANVTLRLFRVEPKDELDVTVSTVELSEMIAESLSEGLLDPEEHGRLTRALQIRDRSVNDVAVPLSEIRAVPVARQGAGPTVGAIEEALGETGYSRFPITDGSGGYVGYLHIKDVLPRFEDVDAVLDLAMVRPLPKVPASLPLPDALSRLRRSNSHLALVTAADGTVTAMVALEDLVEDLVGTVRDGTHRV, encoded by the coding sequence ATGGGTGATTACCTGGGCGTGCTGCTGACGGTGGTGCTGCTCGGGGTCAACGCGTTCTTCGTCGCTTCGGAGTTCGCGCTGATCTCGGCGCGCCGCGACCGGCTCGAAGCGCTGGCCGAACAGGGCAAGAAGAGCGCGGTGACCGTCATCCGCGCCGGGGAGAACCTGTCGCTGATGCTGGCGGGCGCGCAGCTGGGCATCACGATCTGCTCGATCCTGCTCGGCCGCGTCGGCGAACCGGCCGTCGCGCACCTGCTGGAGAAGCCGTTCCATGCGCTCGGCATCTCCGAGACGGTGCTGCACACGGTGTCGTTCATCGTCGCGCTGGGGATCGTGGTGACACTGCACGTGCTGCTCGGCGAGATGGTGCCCAAGAACATCGCGATCGCCGGGCCGGAGTCGACCGCAATGCTGCTGATCCCGACATACCTGGTCTGGATCCGGCTGGCGCGGCCGTTGATCTCGTTCTACAACTGGTGTGCCAACGTCACGCTGCGGCTGTTCCGCGTCGAACCGAAGGACGAACTCGACGTCACGGTGTCGACCGTCGAACTGTCCGAGATGATCGCCGAGTCGCTGTCCGAGGGGCTGCTGGATCCCGAGGAGCACGGCAGGCTCACCCGCGCGCTGCAGATCCGCGACCGTTCGGTCAACGACGTCGCGGTGCCGCTGAGCGAGATCAGGGCCGTCCCGGTCGCGCGCCAGGGCGCCGGGCCGACGGTCGGCGCGATCGAGGAGGCGCTGGGCGAGACCGGTTACTCGCGCTTCCCCATCACCGACGGCTCCGGCGGATATGTCGGCTACCTGCACATCAAGGACGTGCTGCCGCGTTTCGAGGACGTCGACGCGGTGCTGGACCTGGCGATGGTCCGGCCGCTGCCCAAGGTGCCGGCGTCGCTCCCGCTGCCAGACGCGTTGTCTCGGCTGCGGCGCAGCAACAGCCATCTGGCGCTGGTCACCGCGGCCGACGGCACGGTCACGGCGATGGTCGCGCTCGAAGACCTGGTCGAGGACCTGGTCGGCACGGTGCGCGACGGGACGCATCGTGTCTGA